The following coding sequences lie in one Candidatus Eremiobacterota bacterium genomic window:
- a CDS encoding DNA-3-methyladenine glycosylase I yields MAETIPGVIDPASPADYFEVMTRAVFQAGVRWKQIAEHWDAYRLAFADFDPTCVAAYDAIDIERVLATPGILRMPRKVRATIANAKALLEVDREHNGIKNYLGGFDSYALLAKDFKRRFSFMGDMNVWYFLFRTGETVPRFETWVTTIRGEHPRMREMVERARNEGRSPESR; encoded by the coding sequence GTGGCCGAAACGATTCCCGGCGTGATCGACCCCGCCTCGCCCGCCGATTACTTCGAAGTCATGACGCGCGCCGTCTTTCAAGCGGGCGTGCGTTGGAAACAGATCGCCGAGCATTGGGACGCCTACCGCCTCGCGTTCGCGGACTTCGATCCTACATGCGTGGCGGCTTACGATGCGATCGACATCGAGCGCGTGCTGGCGACGCCCGGAATCCTTCGCATGCCCCGCAAGGTCCGCGCCACAATTGCCAATGCTAAAGCGTTGCTGGAGGTCGATCGCGAGCACAACGGCATAAAAAATTATCTCGGCGGCTTCGATTCTTACGCGTTGCTGGCAAAAGATTTCAAGCGGCGATTTTCGTTCATGGGCGATATGAATGTGTGGTACTTTTTGTTTCGCACCGGCGAAACGGTGCCGCGCTTTGAAACGTGGGTGACAACGATTCGCGGCGAGCACCCACGCATGCGCGAGATGGTCGAACGCGCGCGCAACGAAGGGCGCTCGCCCGAATCACGGTGA
- a CDS encoding zinc-ribbon domain containing protein: MYVDEMLNCVDCGRQFVFSSGEQRFYEQKGFQNKPNRCPDCRQARKQMRSSGGGGGGGERAGRPREMFTATCSNCGGVAEVPFNPRGDKPVYCRDCFASRPSYR; the protein is encoded by the coding sequence GTGTACGTAGATGAAATGCTCAACTGTGTGGACTGCGGACGTCAGTTTGTCTTCAGTTCCGGCGAACAACGCTTTTACGAGCAAAAGGGTTTTCAAAACAAACCCAACCGCTGCCCGGACTGTCGCCAAGCCCGCAAGCAAATGCGGTCCAGCGGCGGCGGCGGTGGCGGCGGCGAGCGCGCCGGACGTCCGCGCGAGATGTTCACGGCAACGTGCAGCAATTGCGGCGGCGTCGCTGAGGTCCCGTTCAATCCGCGCGGCGATAAACCGGTGTACTGCCGGGATTGCTTCGCCTCGCGCCCGTCGTATCGCTGA
- a CDS encoding NAD(P)/FAD-dependent oxidoreductase, with translation MLRLAPVVSLSPARSSSPKHSYDVVVVGAGHNGLACAALVAKAGASVAVFERGASLGGAAVSETGVWPGYTLSTASYVCSLLDPWLVEELELHSRGLSYYRKDPYAFTPLLDGRSLLLGTDRESNAREIEAFNPHDVGGFEAYAERTDRLGRALFDSFSDENPHFDRFDAETQRLLRGSAAELVEGYVSTPVLQAELVNDGLIGTYLGPRDAGTGYVLAHHLAGRLLGTQGSWAFVRGGMGSVSGALASAALAHGAEIFSDSPVSRIIINGEGQAAGVDVADFGTIRARAVVSNAHPQTTFVELLDSTVLDSEFRAKVDGWKTTGPSLKMNLALGELPNFSCRPGTNAQPHHRATIHVAPSIDYLQRAYTDAVSGGESEEPLIECFLQTPTDASLAPPGKHILSVFAQYFPSDRSDGWEDGKREAAANKIVAMLARYAPNLPDVIEHRQILAPSDLESRFGLRGGHIFHGELLPGQIYQDRFATRTPIGALYLCGSGAHPGGCVSGFPGKRAAMAVLRDLAANEKARRSEPFRNRATAS, from the coding sequence TTGCTTCGCCTCGCGCCCGTCGTATCGCTGAGCCCCGCCCGGTCCTCATCCCCTAAGCATTCGTACGACGTCGTCGTCGTCGGTGCCGGCCATAACGGTTTAGCGTGTGCGGCGCTCGTCGCAAAAGCGGGCGCGTCCGTCGCCGTCTTTGAACGCGGCGCATCGCTTGGCGGCGCGGCTGTTAGCGAAACCGGTGTCTGGCCGGGCTACACGCTTTCGACGGCGTCGTACGTTTGCAGTTTACTCGATCCGTGGCTCGTCGAAGAACTCGAACTGCACAGCCGCGGCTTGTCGTACTATCGCAAGGATCCGTACGCGTTCACGCCGCTGCTCGACGGCAGGTCGTTGTTACTCGGCACCGATCGGGAGAGCAATGCCCGCGAGATCGAGGCTTTCAACCCGCACGACGTGGGCGGTTTCGAGGCCTATGCCGAGCGCACCGATCGCTTGGGCCGCGCGCTCTTCGATTCGTTTTCCGATGAGAATCCGCACTTCGACCGCTTTGATGCCGAGACGCAGCGGTTGCTGCGGGGCTCGGCGGCGGAGTTGGTGGAGGGTTACGTCTCCACGCCGGTGCTCCAAGCCGAACTCGTCAACGATGGACTGATCGGTACGTATCTTGGGCCGCGCGATGCCGGCACGGGGTACGTACTCGCGCATCACTTGGCCGGCCGGCTTCTGGGCACGCAAGGTTCGTGGGCGTTCGTGCGGGGCGGCATGGGTTCGGTCTCCGGCGCATTGGCCTCGGCGGCGCTCGCCCACGGCGCCGAGATTTTCTCGGATTCGCCGGTCTCAAGGATCATCATTAACGGTGAAGGCCAAGCCGCCGGTGTGGACGTCGCTGATTTCGGCACCATTCGGGCGCGCGCCGTCGTGTCGAACGCACACCCGCAGACGACGTTCGTTGAATTGCTCGATTCAACGGTTCTCGATTCGGAGTTCCGCGCGAAGGTCGACGGGTGGAAAACGACTGGGCCGTCGCTCAAGATGAACCTCGCGCTTGGTGAACTTCCGAACTTCAGCTGCCGCCCGGGAACGAACGCGCAGCCCCATCATCGAGCGACCATTCACGTGGCACCGTCGATCGACTATTTGCAAAGGGCGTACACCGACGCAGTAAGCGGCGGTGAGAGCGAGGAGCCATTGATCGAATGTTTCTTGCAGACGCCGACGGACGCATCGCTCGCGCCGCCCGGCAAGCACATTCTTTCGGTTTTCGCGCAGTATTTCCCGAGCGATCGCAGCGATGGTTGGGAAGACGGGAAGCGCGAAGCTGCGGCAAACAAGATCGTCGCGATGCTCGCGCGCTACGCGCCGAATCTGCCCGACGTCATCGAGCATCGGCAGATTCTAGCCCCTTCCGATTTGGAATCGCGCTTCGGCTTGCGCGGGGGCCACATTTTCCACGGCGAGCTGCTACCGGGTCAGATCTATCAGGACCGTTTCGCTACCCGTACTCCGATAGGCGCACTTTATTTGTGCGGGTCGGGCGCGCACCCCGGGGGATGCGTGAGCGGCTTTCCGGGCAAACGGGCCGCCATGGCCGTGCTGCGAGACTTGGCCGCAAATGAAAAGGCCCGCCGAAGCGAGCCTTTTCGCAATCGCGCTACGGCGAGCTGA